The Salmo trutta unplaced genomic scaffold, fSalTru1.1, whole genome shotgun sequence sequence aggtggaaacattatgctttgggggtgtctttctgctaaggggacaggacaacttcaccacatcaaagggacgatggacggggccatgtaccatcaaatcttgggtgagaacctccttccctcagccagggcattgaaaatgggtcgtggatgggtattccagcatgacaatgacccaaaacacacggccaaggcaacaaaggagtggctcaagaagaagcacattaaggtcctggagtggcctagccagtctccagaccttaatcccatagaaaatctgaggagggagctgaaagttcgagttgccaaacgtcagcctcgaaaccttaatgacttggagaagatctgcaaagaggagtgggacaaaatctctcctgagatgtgtgcaaacctggtggccaactacaagaaacgtctgacctctgtaatTGCCAGCaatggttttgccaccaagtactaagtcatgttttgcagaggggtcaaatacttatttccctcattaaaatgcaaatcatgttataacattttttacatgcgtttttctggattttttgttgttgttattctgtctctcactgttcaaataaacctaccattacaattatagactgatcatttctttgtcagttggcaaacgtacaaaatcagcaggggatcaaatacttttttccctcactgtatattgtgCTCTACTAttgacatttaagtcatttagcagccCTATAGGCCCTACTCAAAAGTTATGCATGTCATGACTTCAGTCGAAGTcaggtcctctccttgtttgggcggcgctcggcggtcttctagccatcatcgatccactttcattttccatttgttttgtcttgttttcctcacacctggtttcaattccctcatttacttgttgtgtatttaaccctctattccccccatgtctttgtgtgggattgtttatggTTTGATGTATGCGCACGTTAGACtggttgcgctgggttatgtcaacccgTATTGTATTTAGTGTTCGTTGTGCAGTGTGTTTTTGTTCGCCTAAATAAAAGGCTCTGTTTGCTACCcaaattctgctctcctgcgcctgactcccttacagccagttacgcatacctaacaatgcactatataggaaatgggGTGCAATTTGGGACCTATACAATAGTTTTGAATACATATTTTTCTATTCTATTTTGCTATTACAATATTGTCATAATCAGCTCAGttgatacaaaatggtgacattttTCTCTAAGGATCATGTCACAACATTGTAATGAGCAAACGACCATTTCACACACCTTTCACCTTGTGAGACATGATGTAAGAACAGCTTGCAGTCTCTTCATGTTCTCGTGGGTCTGTGTACATGCAGCTCTTGGTGTAGGACTCCAGGTTAACCGGGGAAGACGTTCTGTGAGAATGTTTGGACGATTGATGCAGCTCATGTTTGAATCTGTCCTCATCCACGATGTCTTGCCACTGAATAGTTGTGTTCCTGCCTGTGGGTAGGAAATTCACATCAGAATCAATTCTAAATGCAAAAAGGGTGACAAATTGAGACAAAAAGAAACCAGGCAAAAAATAATAAGCAATTATATGTAGATGCTCTCCCCTTTGACTACATCCTCCCTCTGCTGACCTCACTGAAGCCATGGGTTGCTTAGACGTcgcacacaaccattggttgatgctgACAGAttgacagattgctataacatatgattTGGTTAGTCGATAGGTAAAATATCTATCCAGGCGTTTTAAGGTCTGGCAACGTCTTAACAATGGAACCATGAACGTTCTCAACCTTCAGTCTCTTGACCTTAGATCAACTCATGAACTTAATGttgtttttacattatttttattttttttgctttaCATCACTACGAAATGTCTTTATGTAATGAATAGAGCTATATAAATTGAATAAATTATTtagttagtcatttagcagatgctcttatccagagcgccttagagttaagtgccttgctcaggggcacagACAGATGTTTcatctagtcggctcagggattcgaaccagcatcTTTTCGGTTAGTGGCCTAAAGCTCTTAACCACTAGCCTATCTGCCacccttattattattattattatacgtCCAATATTTTAGCTGGCTGTTGCTAGGACCTGCATGGCAGTACTAATGTTGGGATTAATTCAATTTCATTTCACGACGTATAGTGAAATTCCTTATCCAATTACATTTGTTTAGTTTCTCCAACCCTGCTTATTAATTCGAACCGTACTGACGTCCTTGGACGTCCTCTAGTGGCAAAGAGCGGCACGCGCACTACCGTCACCCACATAGATGGAGATTGCGATGCGTAAACCATACTTGAACAGTTACCTGTCGATTCCCTGAGAGTATCGCTGGTTAGAGCGGAGGTTTGCAGTTTGGACTTCAGATCAAAGTTTTCCTTCATCAAGCCAAGCCTTATTTTCAGGTCGTCATTCTCGTGCCGCAGTTTCTCATTCTCCAAGCGCAATGACGCACCGCCCCCCTCTGTATCCATATCCACCCAGACACTTCCCCCGACTCCAAGCGCCTACTTCAGGCGTTCAGACAGTTGAGGCACAACCC is a genomic window containing:
- the LOC115187806 gene encoding speriolin-like isoform X1; the encoded protein is MVPLLRRCQTLKRLDRYFTYRLTKSYVIAICQSVSINQWLCATSKQPMASVRSAEGGCSQRGEHLHIIAYYFLPGFFLSQFVTLFAFRIDSDVNFLPTGRNTTIQWQDIVDEDRFKHELHQSSKHSHRTSSPVNLESYTKSCMYTDPREHEETASCSYIMSHKVKDPERLVGEIAFQLDRRILSYVFQGQTRLYGFTVLNIRDKIIQVSTHPLTGKVDEGYRLQLSQRHAELMAKLKQLGYSMTLHPPFTEFIINTYGILKQRADSYSAQELGYNSSDFLRRVVINAAPCKLLKDLLLLFSCLSFMARQDGKPLFLW